In the Leptospira sp. WS4.C2 genome, one interval contains:
- a CDS encoding efflux RND transporter permease subunit, producing MSFERYVLSLLKRKRLYWVIIIFIFIAAFFRIPELEIWLLPKLKPSKYFVVTEFPNHSAEDTDLMVSLPISEMVSSVKSVERIRTISEHGKSIVQIDLRFGASLSEFKDQLYQTIFEMKDKLPLGVGSSLVSQGDAIERPFMEILIPKGNWKKFDSSDFHLKQLQFQLERISGVTEVRMFGKPQHSSFISINSNVLDLFPISIRDLEFQIQAAIQGGSLGKIDGYTNDTELKFAAEILTHKNLPKFPIYLGNGNSVPLGRLATVFESELPSEKLTRIDQKDSIYIAIYSDPSSNPLRVSSEVQTKLQILDSKLNLHIFYDGSTELRNQLHQFGINIVWGLVFAFLFSYLLYRNWIPAIILFASVFFSLVLFFHFLLLFSISINLLSLGGISVGIGMLFDASNLTVFSIRKQLNKQSILGEAVSKGIRSVLISLVSSSFTTIVVFIPLLVFPIKWKDFFFDSSVCIALLVFCSLISSLLIVPLLSLLFADSLRERKENLNRETFLFQLYKRSHDFWNRFCNRRFAIFTCFILFFGVFSFGAKWEVFPKQPSIGLRLQLSPRSNLSLQEELTFIYDLEQRIKHFDPRLSILVVPLNLRETKHQHLQKTIPIELKLMRAEKIKELETFLADVLSGSNWDWKLDSIQSEVSTALPFVSTDSIVFLHESWDELRNFTSEFARNNKLMLDGGFDFYPKKIYIEELSRNQIPVAELIPNETDFKQKYLYQQIPKYLGSIGETKQDLYLGIDSLDISLRNKKEIKKFSFKTKANDLTYVGSLFKSKMKESFDQYRRESGLFYMEWIGELSNINSLSIGTTNGLSLIKVSEKKEVGIFFLSLFVLLFLSFVFIYLSLVGIYESFGIPLFYLGISFMYLSITTFFVFLLFKTFHLGHYIGLIVLLGLSIDSISLFGERWIDCPENFSFSGRMESVFRWLLWPIFLNSGTTMMGFLPVIVFSSIGSEFTRSIALTMFVGIPVSVFFTFYIYPILFNRYLVRLQ from the coding sequence ATGAGTTTTGAACGGTATGTTCTGTCTTTACTCAAACGCAAACGGCTTTATTGGGTAATTATCATATTTATTTTTATAGCTGCATTTTTTAGAATTCCTGAATTGGAAATTTGGTTATTACCAAAACTAAAACCATCTAAGTATTTTGTAGTCACTGAATTTCCAAATCACTCGGCAGAAGATACGGATTTGATGGTAAGTTTACCTATTTCGGAAATGGTATCTTCCGTAAAGTCTGTCGAACGTATTCGTACGATTTCGGAACATGGAAAGTCTATTGTTCAAATTGATTTGCGGTTTGGGGCCTCTCTTTCGGAATTTAAAGATCAATTGTATCAAACAATTTTTGAAATGAAGGATAAACTACCGTTGGGTGTAGGAAGTTCATTGGTTTCACAAGGAGATGCCATTGAAAGACCCTTTATGGAAATACTCATTCCTAAAGGAAATTGGAAAAAGTTCGATAGTTCTGATTTTCATCTTAAACAATTACAATTTCAATTGGAAAGAATTTCTGGTGTTACAGAAGTTCGAATGTTTGGGAAACCGCAACATTCCTCTTTTATTTCTATAAATTCAAATGTTTTAGATTTATTCCCAATCAGTATTCGAGATTTAGAATTCCAGATCCAAGCAGCTATACAAGGTGGTTCTCTCGGAAAAATAGATGGGTATACGAATGATACAGAACTAAAGTTCGCAGCGGAAATTCTTACCCATAAGAACCTTCCCAAGTTTCCGATTTATTTAGGGAATGGAAACTCAGTTCCACTCGGGCGCTTGGCTACGGTTTTTGAATCAGAATTGCCAAGTGAAAAACTCACTCGCATTGATCAGAAGGATTCTATTTACATTGCCATTTATAGCGATCCATCTTCCAATCCATTGAGAGTGTCCTCTGAAGTACAAACAAAACTTCAAATTTTGGATTCTAAATTAAATCTGCATATTTTTTACGATGGTTCAACAGAATTGCGTAATCAATTACACCAATTTGGAATCAATATAGTTTGGGGTCTGGTATTTGCCTTTTTATTTTCATACCTTCTCTACAGAAATTGGATCCCGGCGATTATTTTATTTGCATCAGTATTTTTTTCTCTCGTTCTGTTCTTCCATTTTTTACTACTGTTTTCAATTTCAATCAATTTACTTAGTTTAGGTGGAATATCTGTAGGGATCGGTATGTTGTTTGATGCCAGTAACCTAACAGTATTTTCAATTCGAAAACAACTGAATAAACAATCAATTCTTGGAGAAGCTGTCTCGAAAGGAATACGATCTGTTCTGATTTCGCTTGTTTCATCTTCCTTTACAACTATTGTTGTTTTTATCCCCTTGTTGGTGTTTCCAATAAAATGGAAAGATTTCTTTTTTGATTCTAGTGTATGTATCGCTCTTTTGGTTTTTTGTTCCTTAATTTCATCCTTATTGATTGTTCCTTTATTATCTCTTTTGTTTGCAGACTCTTTAAGGGAACGTAAGGAGAATCTAAATAGAGAAACATTTCTTTTTCAATTGTATAAAAGATCCCATGATTTTTGGAACCGCTTCTGCAATAGAAGATTCGCAATTTTTACATGTTTTATTTTATTTTTTGGTGTTTTTAGCTTTGGTGCAAAATGGGAGGTATTCCCCAAACAACCGTCTATTGGACTTCGATTACAATTGTCTCCCCGTTCAAATCTATCGCTACAGGAAGAACTCACTTTTATTTATGATCTGGAACAGCGAATAAAACATTTTGATCCCAGACTTTCAATTCTAGTAGTTCCCTTAAACCTCCGAGAAACCAAACACCAACACCTACAAAAAACAATACCGATCGAATTGAAATTAATGAGAGCGGAAAAAATAAAAGAATTAGAAACTTTCTTAGCGGACGTTCTTTCTGGATCAAACTGGGATTGGAAATTGGACTCGATTCAGTCTGAAGTTTCTACTGCTTTACCTTTTGTCTCAACGGACTCTATCGTTTTCCTTCATGAAAGTTGGGATGAACTGCGAAACTTTACATCGGAGTTTGCGAGAAATAATAAATTGATGTTAGATGGTGGTTTTGATTTTTATCCGAAAAAGATATATATTGAAGAGTTGTCAAGAAATCAAATCCCCGTTGCAGAGTTGATCCCCAATGAAACCGATTTTAAGCAGAAGTATTTATACCAGCAAATTCCAAAATATTTGGGATCAATAGGTGAAACTAAACAGGATTTATATTTGGGAATAGATTCTTTGGATATTAGTCTAAGAAACAAAAAAGAAATAAAAAAATTCAGTTTCAAAACCAAGGCAAACGATCTTACTTATGTTGGATCACTTTTCAAGTCAAAAATGAAGGAAAGTTTTGATCAATATCGTAGAGAATCTGGATTATTTTATATGGAATGGATCGGAGAATTATCGAATATTAATTCTCTTTCGATTGGCACAACTAATGGTTTGTCCTTAATAAAGGTTTCTGAAAAAAAAGAAGTTGGGATTTTTTTTCTTAGTTTGTTTGTATTACTTTTTCTTTCTTTTGTCTTTATTTATTTGTCATTAGTCGGCATTTACGAGTCTTTCGGAATTCCTTTATTCTATTTGGGGATTTCTTTTATGTATCTTTCCATCACTACATTTTTTGTTTTTCTTCTATTCAAAACCTTCCACCTCGGTCATTACATTGGTTTGATAGTTCTACTCGGACTGTCCATTGATAGTATTTCACTGTTTGGCGAGAGATGGATAGACTGTCCCGAAAATTTTTCTTTTTCTGGACGTATGGAGTCTGTCTTTCGGTGGTTACTTTGGCCCATTTTTTTAAATTCAGGTACTACAATGATGGGGTTCCTTCCTGTCATTGTTTTTTCTTCGATTGGCTCAGAGTTTACTAGATCAATCGCTTTGACTATGTTTGTTGGAATTCCTGTTTCTGTTTTTTTTACATTTTATATCTATCCAATTTTATTTAATCGATATTTGGTGCGATTGCAATGA
- a CDS encoding efflux RND transporter periplasmic adaptor subunit, producing the protein MNSHRWFVLKIWIRKSLILAGFYILSSVIYTLFSTVGIRNRFPLIVTLFYHPNLLGTTMEVSAMEVAKQRITFQRPRLVEENKVLEFPAVVEPTKEILLHVKQSGLVRKIYVQEGNCVKEGQILLEIDDELIRLEGEKLRISLEIAESQVNTALQKWKQAERQVEVKLREIDKKTEWIDLAEKEWALSQDLKDKKIILWKQGFVSFSEIEKLKQEEESKHTQYNNLIRDRENLLSGINLDLQVETFSFEDKLKIWKEKNTSLERSEYELSLSHLKIIENQIKSNKQLLADTRLRAPKPGKILKIHAKEGELTNQIPVMTLMEKGELSAGFQISELDLPHVSAGKGVIFLLSQEDLPMIPGKVDRVGGFLDPRSHSIGIKVRLETKQTIILPGMFGIVQVKLPETVEKILISSTSLRGDEVSGFYVNVKEGVGIKKRFIQFKPYKLNELEIVSGLSPEDEIESELPL; encoded by the coding sequence ATGAACTCGCATCGCTGGTTTGTTTTGAAAATTTGGATTCGAAAATCTCTCATCTTGGCTGGATTCTATATCCTATCTTCAGTTATTTATACTTTATTTTCTACTGTTGGTATCCGAAACCGATTCCCATTGATTGTCACTTTATTCTACCATCCCAACTTACTAGGGACAACGATGGAAGTTTCGGCAATGGAGGTAGCCAAACAAAGGATAACGTTTCAGCGGCCACGTTTGGTAGAGGAAAACAAGGTTTTAGAGTTCCCTGCCGTAGTGGAGCCCACAAAAGAAATTCTATTACATGTAAAACAAAGTGGGTTGGTTCGAAAGATTTATGTGCAAGAGGGAAACTGTGTTAAAGAGGGGCAAATACTTTTAGAAATTGATGATGAATTGATACGTCTAGAAGGAGAAAAATTACGCATTTCGCTCGAGATTGCTGAATCACAAGTAAATACAGCTCTTCAAAAATGGAAACAAGCGGAAAGGCAAGTAGAAGTCAAACTAAGAGAGATTGATAAAAAAACTGAATGGATTGATTTAGCTGAAAAAGAATGGGCCTTGAGTCAGGACCTAAAGGATAAAAAAATAATTCTTTGGAAACAAGGTTTTGTTTCTTTCTCAGAAATAGAGAAATTAAAACAAGAAGAAGAGTCCAAACATACCCAATACAATAATCTAATACGAGATCGCGAAAATCTTTTGAGTGGGATTAATTTGGATTTGCAGGTAGAGACTTTCAGTTTTGAAGACAAACTGAAAATTTGGAAGGAAAAAAATACTTCACTAGAAAGATCGGAGTACGAACTAAGTTTGTCCCATCTAAAAATCATTGAAAACCAAATCAAATCTAATAAGCAGCTGTTAGCTGATACACGCCTGCGAGCCCCGAAACCTGGTAAAATTTTAAAAATTCATGCGAAAGAAGGGGAATTAACAAACCAAATTCCAGTTATGACTTTAATGGAAAAGGGTGAGTTATCCGCTGGATTTCAAATTAGTGAATTGGATCTTCCTCATGTTTCTGCAGGTAAGGGAGTTATTTTTCTTCTTTCTCAGGAAGATTTGCCAATGATACCGGGTAAGGTGGATCGAGTTGGTGGATTTTTAGATCCAAGGTCGCATAGCATTGGAATCAAAGTACGATTAGAAACAAAGCAAACAATAATACTGCCAGGTATGTTTGGAATCGTACAAGTGAAACTTCCAGAAACAGTAGAAAAGATTCTCATTTCATCCACATCCCTTCGTGGCGATGAGGTTAGTGGCTTTTATGTAAATGTGAAGGAAGGGGTGGGTATAAAAAAAAGATTTATCCAATTTAAGCCATATAAGTTGAATGAATTGGAAATCGTATCTGGTCTTTCACCAGAAGACGAAATAGAATCAGAATTACCATTATGA
- a CDS encoding Ig-like domain-containing protein — MKLVRWNSLFFLMLAMSHCSSNLGSLEDWLGVLKAEDSPKVILFNPTSDAIGVDPKTSISIVFSHPMSIQSCVSAFSLEPQVRGIFETTDTTLNFFPKEELSSGGYIVRLTKQCEDKEGKDLDRIYVVPFRVGDKELPLPPELSSVILLEGTESECFSGGIASDLKLTTVSSACSGVPEPPPILVRFSKPMNQTELGLGLRIDPPISYRLEWETPSQFRILPDSILQPETRYHILFPAGLHSLEGGEVLEALRLNFLVGKDLSDPEVIGFGLESQNCGLGVQELGSVTGANWNSGSCFWSSGLPILSPHFYQFRGGDDETGGSGSLQACADVNTDNFRIFFNQYMDTTSVIGATRFSKISPPSTNIRLSTWVWSHCQTVFPFGCRELTYSYAESEASCNGSVFGNISTGGDFNLSASALAPNFYPYYEFRLESEAKSISGKRMKSAFVIQVEAK, encoded by the coding sequence ATGAAGCTCGTTAGATGGAATAGTTTGTTTTTTCTTATGTTAGCAATGTCCCATTGTTCTTCGAATTTGGGTTCTTTGGAGGATTGGCTTGGGGTTCTGAAAGCTGAAGATTCTCCAAAGGTTATTTTATTTAATCCAACTTCCGATGCTATCGGTGTTGATCCAAAAACATCTATTTCTATTGTTTTTAGCCACCCTATGTCCATTCAGTCCTGTGTATCTGCATTCTCTTTGGAGCCACAAGTAAGAGGGATTTTTGAAACAACAGATACGACTTTAAATTTTTTTCCAAAGGAAGAATTGTCTTCCGGTGGTTATATTGTCAGACTAACAAAACAATGTGAAGACAAAGAAGGAAAGGATTTGGATCGTATCTACGTTGTTCCCTTTCGTGTTGGTGACAAAGAACTTCCGTTACCACCAGAGCTTAGTTCGGTAATTCTTTTAGAAGGAACAGAATCGGAATGTTTTTCTGGAGGTATCGCTTCTGATCTTAAATTGACTACCGTATCGTCCGCTTGTTCTGGAGTTCCAGAACCCCCGCCCATTTTAGTTCGATTTAGTAAACCCATGAATCAAACAGAACTAGGTCTTGGACTTCGGATTGATCCCCCTATTTCCTATCGGTTGGAATGGGAAACTCCATCTCAATTTAGAATTCTACCAGATTCAATTTTGCAACCGGAAACTAGATATCATATTTTGTTCCCGGCAGGACTCCATTCTTTGGAAGGTGGAGAGGTTTTGGAAGCTCTTCGATTGAATTTTCTAGTTGGTAAGGATTTGTCAGATCCTGAAGTCATTGGGTTCGGCCTCGAATCGCAAAATTGCGGCCTAGGTGTTCAGGAGTTAGGATCTGTAACGGGCGCTAACTGGAATTCAGGGTCCTGTTTTTGGAGCTCGGGATTGCCAATTTTAAGCCCTCATTTTTATCAGTTTCGTGGTGGCGACGATGAAACGGGCGGATCTGGTAGTCTACAAGCATGCGCGGATGTAAATACGGATAACTTTCGGATTTTTTTTAACCAATACATGGATACCACTTCTGTCATTGGAGCAACAAGGTTTTCTAAGATCTCACCTCCATCCACAAACATTCGTTTATCGACATGGGTTTGGTCGCATTGCCAAACTGTATTTCCTTTTGGGTGTCGAGAGTTGACATATTCTTATGCCGAAAGTGAGGCCAGTTGTAACGGCTCCGTGTTTGGGAATATTTCTACTGGTGGGGATTTTAATCTATCAGCATCGGCCCTCGCTCCAAACTTCTATCCTTATTACGAATTTCGTTTAGAGTCGGAGGCAAAATCCATTTCAGGCAAACGAATGAAATCTGCTTTTGTCATTCAAGTGGAGGCAAAATGA